One part of the Longimicrobium sp. genome encodes these proteins:
- a CDS encoding riboflavin synthase, protein MFTGIVVEVGTIQDVREEGNGVVCTISCQAVLDGLGLGDSVAIDGACLTVTSILDHAFTVQAVGTTLGRTTFGGFEAGRRVNLERALSLGQRLGGHIVQGHVDGLGEVISIRREEELVLIDFRMPADVASVTVLHGSITLNGISLTVNALPAPDVCQVSIIPFTWEHTNLAELSEGDAVNLEGDTIGKYVRHLLGMPAAQSIGGAAEPEHVMKAWGY, encoded by the coding sequence GTGTTCACGGGGATCGTGGTAGAGGTCGGCACCATCCAGGACGTGCGCGAGGAAGGCAACGGCGTCGTCTGCACCATTTCCTGCCAGGCGGTGCTGGACGGGCTGGGGCTGGGCGACAGCGTGGCCATCGACGGCGCCTGCCTGACGGTGACGTCGATCCTGGACCACGCCTTCACCGTGCAGGCGGTGGGGACCACGCTGGGACGGACGACGTTCGGGGGATTCGAGGCCGGGCGGCGGGTGAACCTGGAGCGCGCGCTCTCGCTCGGCCAGCGCCTCGGCGGGCACATCGTGCAGGGCCACGTGGACGGATTGGGAGAGGTGATCTCCATCCGCCGCGAGGAAGAGCTGGTGCTGATCGACTTCCGCATGCCCGCGGACGTGGCGTCGGTCACGGTGCTGCACGGCTCCATCACGCTGAACGGCATCTCGCTCACGGTGAACGCGCTCCCGGCGCCCGACGTCTGCCAGGTGTCCATCATCCCCTTCACCTGGGAGCACACGAATCTCGCGGAGCTGAGCGAGGGCGACGCGGTGAACCTGGAGGGCGACACCATCGGCAAGTACGTGCGCCACCTGCTGGGGATGCCGGCCGCGCAGTCCATCGGCGGCGCGGCCGAGCCGGAGCACGTGATGAAGGCGTGGGGGTACTGA